One Nematostella vectensis chromosome 10, jaNemVect1.1, whole genome shotgun sequence genomic window carries:
- the LOC5516408 gene encoding tripartite motif-containing protein 2 isoform X1, protein MQAHSSVKFIATTSRHQDLIRFGREEGVILGGFMGSQRGYSGVTPFDVLLGTIANNLGRKDVRRMKIHLQGHINKECLDKLKNGQQVIDILCERGLLTERKLAFFRKVLLECGLEELAGFLEEFKRAAQSSDNSGSTDALKVKKRLQDLTTVIERLNQEIANQKAIGDELRSRLEEKQASLDRQKEVCIEQHEAVETLCDQADREELDRETATERALETDEVISIQERDVRSLKEAFNKAKPKRDAKYKRVSVFNVVLDKHSKKSLEIMKQKEDKEETLKKSRTASVEIWGSLYARRETLRETRADILDKTTQLVEMDWELLQTYDEIKNLKQKIRRNEIDEFDLAHELDEAREEYNRTEKRGLDERPVEVPVWRIYVTGKQPKVIDYQNILDTNCYFIGSYGNKPDFPQFHSPLGIHVTKKDVVVVGDHGNSRVHFLDLAGQPIRDPMTIKNTHPSSLAVTRNGNLILSDGEIIKVFTSDGMLSNNFLPIYNKNDKRPSISALALDIDGNILVADMSNHRVQKFSVDGRFLGFIGGPAFLSSPSGIAVTKQGDVIISEYENHTVKVFHHHGRSFKTLGGPGIGKGLFMFPRGIAVDNDGNLLIADSLNNRVQVITIEGEFVSSFGRLGSSPGYLDVPYAVAVNRRGHVLVAEKRNHRVSVFT, encoded by the exons ATGCAAGCTCACTCTTCCGTAAAGTTTATAGCAACAACTTCACGACACCAAGATTTGATTAGATTTGGTCGCGAAGAAGGGGTGATTTTGGGAGGCTTCATGGGAAGCCAGAGGGGTTATTCGGGTGTCACTCCCTTCGATGTGCTGCTAGGGACGATTGCGAACAATCTAGGCCGTAAGGATGTGCGGAGAATGAAGATCCATCTACAAGGGCATATAAACAAAGAGTGTTTGGATAAACTTAAGAATGGACAGCAAGTAATTGATATATTGTGCGAAAGAGGGCTTTTGACAGAGCGGAAATTGGCGTTTTTCAGAAAAGTTTTGCTAGAATGTGGTTTGGAGGAGTTAGCTGGGTTTCTTGAGGAGTTCAAACGGGCGGCTCAGTCTTCGGACAACTCGGGGTCTACCG ATGCCTTAAAAGTCAAGAAAAGACTACAGGACTTGACGACGGTCATAGAAAGACTCAACCAAGAAATAGCAAATCAAAAGGCGATAGGAGACGAGCTAAGAAGCCGCCTAGAAGAAAAACAAGCATCTCTAGATAGACAAAAAGAAGTCTGcatagaacaacacgaagcCGTGGAAACCCTGTGTGACCAGGCAGACCGGGAGGAACTGGACCGAGAAACGGCAACCGAGCGAGCCCTGGAGACTGATGAGGTCATTAGTATTCAGGAACGAGATGTGAGGAGTCTGAAAGAAGCTTTCAATAAGGCAAA ACCTAAGAGGGATGCCAAATACAAGCGTGTAAGTGTCTTCAACGTCGTCCTTGACAAACACTCCAAAAAATCCCTTGAAATCATGAAACAGAAAGAGGACAAAGAGGAAACATTGAAAAAGTCCCGCACAGCGAGCGTGGAGATATGGGGAAGCCTGTACGCCAGGAGGGAGACCCTGCGCGAAACCAGGGCGGACATACTCGACAAGACCACTCAGCTAGTGGAGATGGACTGGGAACTACTCCAGACGTACGACGAGATCAAGAACTTGAAACAGAAGATTCGCAGAAATGAGATCGACGAGTTTGATTTGGCTCACGAGCTGGACGAGGCTAGAGAGGAGTACAATAGGACTGAGAAGAGAGGACTGGACGAACGGCCTGTGGAGGTACCGGTATGGAGAATATACGTCACCGGCAAGCAACCAAAG GTTATCGACTatcagaacatcctggacacCAACTGCTACTTCATCGGTTCCTATGGCAACAAGCCCGACTTCCCACAATTCCATTCGCCGCTAGGGATACACGTGACAAAGAAAGACGTTGTGGTAGTCGGTGACCATGGCAACAGCCGCGTTCACTTTCTGGATTTAGCCggacaaccaatcagagatcctaTGACCATTAAAAACACTCACCCGTCATCCTTAGCGGTCACGCGGAATGGGAATCTGATTCTCTCCGATGGCGAAATTATAAAAGTCTTCACTTCGGATGGAATGCTATCAAACAACTTCCTCCCGATTTACAACAAAAACGACAAGCGTCCTTCCATTTCTGCATTAGCGCTTGACATAGACGGCAATATACTAGTAGCGGACATGAGCAACCATCGCGTACAAAAGTTCAGTGTCGACGGACGGTTCCTAGGATTCATAGGCGGGCCCGCGTTTCTTAGCTCGCCCAGCGGTATCGCCGTCACCAAACAAGGTGACGTCATAATCTCCGAGTACGAGAATCACACGGTGAAGGTGTTTCACCATCATGGCCGCTCCTTTAAGACTTTAGGCGGACCAGGAATCGGGAAGGGACTGTTTATGTTTCCTAGGGGCATAGCTGTCGATAATGATGGGAATCTTTTAATCGCAGACAGTTTGAACAATAGAGTACAAGTCATTACGATAGAGGGAGAGTTCGTCAGCAGTTTTGGGAGACTGGGCTCTTCTCCCGGATATCTCGATGTCCCGTATGCAGTTGCTGTCAACCGTAGGGGTCACGTGCTTGTTGCAGAGAAAAGAAATCACAGGGTGTCCGTGTTTACCTGA
- the LOC125573137 gene encoding transcription initiation factor IIB-like: MGEQTVERTAEDRSPPPYNIPDGPVPRINVPTLMPEFALFDRALTKYETSRASLGDEDSSNTLCNHDDLVTEDGVTSCLECGEQMQRVIAHEREWGFYGHSDGKRSSNPSRVQVRRSEDRNIDKDVENMGFSGVIVAKANEIYTQVTKGQIFRGDPRKAIVFACIYYAYKMSGKCQTPKTLMETFGLSKKSCLKGLKIFSVNAPKDYLLHGASPTVVHHIHDVMDRFSASPAQKGEVVQLYYRSKNRSSELNRARPQSFAVALTYYWVRLKGVDITLKKFSERTGVSELTISRKAREVATVLGTPGVV, translated from the coding sequence ATGGGGGAACAAACGGTTGAACGTACGGCCGAAGAccggtcaccaccaccatataaTATCCCCGACGGGCCGGTACCCAGGATTAACGTCCCCACCCTCATGCCGGAGTTTGCACTGTTTGACCGAGCCCTCACCAAATACGAGACTAGTAGAGCCTCCTTGGGAGACGAGGATAGTAGTAACACCCTTTGCAATCATGACGACCTGGTCACAGAAGACGGGGTCACTAGTTGCTTAGAGTGCGGGGAACAGATGCAGCGCGTGATCGCGCACGAAAGAGAATGGGGTTTTTACGGACATTCCGACGGCAAACGGTCTTCGAATCCAAGTCGGGTCCAGGTACGTAGGTCTGAGGATAGAAACATTGACAAGGATGTGGAGAACATGGGTTTTAGCGGGGTAATTGTAGCCAAAGCTAACGAGATATACACTCAGGTGACGAAAGGCCAGATTTTTCGCGGCGACCCACGGAAGGCGATCGTCTTTGCATGCATCTACTACGCCTACAAGATGTCCGGTAAGTGTCAGACACCGAAAACCTTGATGGAAACTTTTGGATTGAGCAAGAAGAGCTGCCTTAAGGGTCTAAAAATCTTTAGTGTTAACGCGCCTAAAGATTACTTACTACATGGAGCGTCTCCCACAGTTGTGCATCACATTCACGACGTGATGGACAGATTCTCGGCGTCCCCCGCACAGAAGGGAGAGGTGGTCCAGCTCTACTACAGATCTAAGAACCGCTCGTCTGAGTTGAATCGCGCTCGCCCACAATCCTTTGCGGTCGCTTTAACCTATTACTGGGTACGGCTAAAGGGGGTCGATATTACACTTAAAAAATTCTCCGAAAGAACGGGCGTCTCCGAGTTAACCATCAGTAGGAAAGCGAGAGAAGTGGCCACAGTCCTGGGTACGCCTGGTGTGGTATGA
- the LOC5516409 gene encoding myotubularin-related protein 2: MDGPKRQHSHNSKAEGGLGTVIEDGNVKAELSANQGELALCKGEKPQATAKDVTYLCPFTGPVRGFLYITNYKLFFKADDDIPFTVEVPLGTIYRVEKIGGTTSRGENAYGLEIYCKDFRNLRFAHKQENHSRRLIYERIMHYAFPASNGKPYFAYSFKDEFEYNGWDVYDAEKEFERLGLPTDCWYVTRINEKYELSDTYPAVVGVPSSVSDEDIKKVAVFRSRNRLPVLCWLHPTNNASITRASQPNRGLLARNKDDEKYFQAILEANPQCHKLLIFDARPRINAVANQAKGGGYETEENYQNTEVIFLDIANIHVMRESLRKLKDICFPNIDDTHWLTNLENTKWLDHIKMIMAGAVRIADAVDRCRTSVVVHCSDGWDRTPQLTALAMLLMDPYYRTIIGFEVLIEKEWLSFGHKFNQRYGHGDKNHADDQRSPVFLQFIDCVWQVTRQFPCAFEFNETFLITILDHLYSCMFGTFLYNSESQREKEDVKTRTTSLWSYINTSMMEFKNPLYAPYLHQHVLFPVPSLRRLELWTRYYIRWNPRMQAQESEEQRNRDLFFLCEQLRQKCEELQQEIDQRMTVEVPSTPDAVSLHSTNSNSQWATAQL, encoded by the exons ATGGATGGTCCAAAGCGACAACACAGCCACAATAGCAAAGCAGAGGGAGGCCTAGGAACAGTTATCGAGGATGGCAATGTTAAG GCTGAATTGTCTGCCAACCAAGGAGAGCTTGCCCTGTGTAAAGGAGAAAAGCCCCAAGCAACAG CTAAGGATGTGACCTACTTATGTCCATTCACCGGTCCTGTGCGTGGGTTCCTCTATATCACCAACTATAAGCTGTTCTTCAAAGCAGATGAT GACATTCCTTTTACAGTAGAAGTACCCCTTGGAACAATTTACAGAGTTGAGAAAATTGGTGGCACCACGAGCAGAGGCGAGAATGCTTATGGATTAGAGATTTACTGTaag gattttagGAATCTGCGATTTGCACACAAGCAAGAAAATCACTCAAGAAGGCTGATTTATGAGAGAATCATG CACTATGCTTTTCCTGCTTCTAATGGAAAG CCATACTTTGCTTATTCCTTCAAAGATGAGTTTGAGTACAATGGCTGGGATGTATATGATGCAGAAAAGGAGTTTGAAAGATTG GGGCTGCCGACAGATTGCTGGTATGTGACAAGAATTAATGAGAAGTATGAACTAAGTGACACATACCCTGCCGTG GTTGGTGTACCATCATCAGTTAGTGATGAAGACATTAAAAAAGTTGCAGTTTTTAGAAGCAGGAACAGGCTGCCA GTACTGTGTTGGCTACACCCAACCAACAATGCATCAATAACAAGGGCGAGTCAGCCTAACAGAGGTCTATTGGCTAGGAACAAAGATGACGAAAAGTATTTTCAG GCTATTCTTGAAGCAAATCCTCAATGCCACAAGCTTCTGATCTTTGATGCAAGACCAAGAATCAATGCAGTGGCCAACCAG GCCAAAGGAGGTGGATACGAGACAGAAGAGAACTACCAGAATACAGAAGTGATATTTCTGGATATTGCCAACATCCATGTGATGAGAGAGAG CTTGCGCAAGTTAAAGGACATCTGTTTCCCTAATATTGATGATACCCACTGGCTGACCAACTTGGAGAACACAAAATGGCTGGATCACATCAAG ATGATTATGGCGGGTGCTGTTCGTATTGCTGATGCAGTGGACAGATGTAGAACATCAGTAGTTGTTCACTGCAGTGATGGATGGGACAGAACTCCTCAG CTTACAGCTCTTGCCATGCTTTTGATGGATCCATATTACAGAACTATCATCGGCTTTGAG GTGCTGATTGAGAAGGAGTGGCTCAGTTTTGGACACAAATTCAATCAG CGCTACGGCCACGGAGACAAGAACCATGCCGATGACCAGCGGTCTCCTGTGTTTTTACAGTTCATAGACTGCGTATGGCAAGTTACAAGACAG ttccCGTGTGCATTCGAGTTCAACGAGACGTTTCTCATCACGATCCTGGACCACCTGTACAG CTGCATGTTTGGGACGTTTCTGTACAACTCGGAGTCTCAAAGGGAGAAGGAG GATGTCAAGACTAGAACTACTTCATTATGGAGTTACATCAACACAAGC ATGATGGAATTCAAGAATCCTTTGTACGCCCCTTATCTCCACCAACAC GTCCTGTTCCCTGTTCCGAGTTTGCGAAGGCTGGAGTTGTGGACACGCTACTACATCCGCTGGAATCCGCGAATGCAGGCGCAG GAGTCAGAAGAACAACGCAACAGAGATTTGTTCTTTCTGTGTGAGCAG CTGCGCCAGAAGTGCGAGGAGCTGCAGCAGGAGATTGACCAGCGGATGACGGTTGAAGTTCCGTCCACTCCAGATGCCGTCTCTCTCCACAGCACGAACTCGAACTCGCAATGGGCGACGGCGCAGCTGTAG
- the LOC5516408 gene encoding E3 ubiquitin-protein ligase TRIM71 isoform X2 — protein MQAHSSVKFIATTSRHQDLIRFGREEGVILGGFMGSQRGYSGVTPFDVLLGTIANNLGRKDVRRMKIHLQGHINKECLDKLKNGQQVIDILCERGLLTERKLAFFRKVLLECGLEELAGFLEEFKRAAQSSDNSGSTDALKVKKRLQDLTTVIERLNQEIANQKAIGDELRSRLEEKQASLDRQKEVCIEQHEAVETLCDQADREELDRETATERALETDEVISIQERDVRSLKEAFNKAKPKRDAKYKRVSVFNVVLDKHSKKSLEIMKQKEDKEETLKKSRTASVEIWGSLYARRETLRETRADILDKTTQLVEMDWELLQTYDEIKNLKQKIRRNEIDEFDLAHELDEAREEYNRTEKRGLDERPVEVIDYQNILDTNCYFIGSYGNKPDFPQFHSPLGIHVTKKDVVVVGDHGNSRVHFLDLAGQPIRDPMTIKNTHPSSLAVTRNGNLILSDGEIIKVFTSDGMLSNNFLPIYNKNDKRPSISALALDIDGNILVADMSNHRVQKFSVDGRFLGFIGGPAFLSSPSGIAVTKQGDVIISEYENHTVKVFHHHGRSFKTLGGPGIGKGLFMFPRGIAVDNDGNLLIADSLNNRVQVITIEGEFVSSFGRLGSSPGYLDVPYAVAVNRRGHVLVAEKRNHRVSVFT, from the exons ATGCAAGCTCACTCTTCCGTAAAGTTTATAGCAACAACTTCACGACACCAAGATTTGATTAGATTTGGTCGCGAAGAAGGGGTGATTTTGGGAGGCTTCATGGGAAGCCAGAGGGGTTATTCGGGTGTCACTCCCTTCGATGTGCTGCTAGGGACGATTGCGAACAATCTAGGCCGTAAGGATGTGCGGAGAATGAAGATCCATCTACAAGGGCATATAAACAAAGAGTGTTTGGATAAACTTAAGAATGGACAGCAAGTAATTGATATATTGTGCGAAAGAGGGCTTTTGACAGAGCGGAAATTGGCGTTTTTCAGAAAAGTTTTGCTAGAATGTGGTTTGGAGGAGTTAGCTGGGTTTCTTGAGGAGTTCAAACGGGCGGCTCAGTCTTCGGACAACTCGGGGTCTACCG ATGCCTTAAAAGTCAAGAAAAGACTACAGGACTTGACGACGGTCATAGAAAGACTCAACCAAGAAATAGCAAATCAAAAGGCGATAGGAGACGAGCTAAGAAGCCGCCTAGAAGAAAAACAAGCATCTCTAGATAGACAAAAAGAAGTCTGcatagaacaacacgaagcCGTGGAAACCCTGTGTGACCAGGCAGACCGGGAGGAACTGGACCGAGAAACGGCAACCGAGCGAGCCCTGGAGACTGATGAGGTCATTAGTATTCAGGAACGAGATGTGAGGAGTCTGAAAGAAGCTTTCAATAAGGCAAA ACCTAAGAGGGATGCCAAATACAAGCGTGTAAGTGTCTTCAACGTCGTCCTTGACAAACACTCCAAAAAATCCCTTGAAATCATGAAACAGAAAGAGGACAAAGAGGAAACATTGAAAAAGTCCCGCACAGCGAGCGTGGAGATATGGGGAAGCCTGTACGCCAGGAGGGAGACCCTGCGCGAAACCAGGGCGGACATACTCGACAAGACCACTCAGCTAGTGGAGATGGACTGGGAACTACTCCAGACGTACGACGAGATCAAGAACTTGAAACAGAAGATTCGCAGAAATGAGATCGACGAGTTTGATTTGGCTCACGAGCTGGACGAGGCTAGAGAGGAGTACAATAGGACTGAGAAGAGAGGACTGGACGAACGGCCTGTGGAG GTTATCGACTatcagaacatcctggacacCAACTGCTACTTCATCGGTTCCTATGGCAACAAGCCCGACTTCCCACAATTCCATTCGCCGCTAGGGATACACGTGACAAAGAAAGACGTTGTGGTAGTCGGTGACCATGGCAACAGCCGCGTTCACTTTCTGGATTTAGCCggacaaccaatcagagatcctaTGACCATTAAAAACACTCACCCGTCATCCTTAGCGGTCACGCGGAATGGGAATCTGATTCTCTCCGATGGCGAAATTATAAAAGTCTTCACTTCGGATGGAATGCTATCAAACAACTTCCTCCCGATTTACAACAAAAACGACAAGCGTCCTTCCATTTCTGCATTAGCGCTTGACATAGACGGCAATATACTAGTAGCGGACATGAGCAACCATCGCGTACAAAAGTTCAGTGTCGACGGACGGTTCCTAGGATTCATAGGCGGGCCCGCGTTTCTTAGCTCGCCCAGCGGTATCGCCGTCACCAAACAAGGTGACGTCATAATCTCCGAGTACGAGAATCACACGGTGAAGGTGTTTCACCATCATGGCCGCTCCTTTAAGACTTTAGGCGGACCAGGAATCGGGAAGGGACTGTTTATGTTTCCTAGGGGCATAGCTGTCGATAATGATGGGAATCTTTTAATCGCAGACAGTTTGAACAATAGAGTACAAGTCATTACGATAGAGGGAGAGTTCGTCAGCAGTTTTGGGAGACTGGGCTCTTCTCCCGGATATCTCGATGTCCCGTATGCAGTTGCTGTCAACCGTAGGGGTCACGTGCTTGTTGCAGAGAAAAGAAATCACAGGGTGTCCGTGTTTACCTGA
- the LOC116620698 gene encoding uncharacterized protein LOC116620698 — protein MYCFSSYIDRSKSGTGSSEKSQKVHSANWKEEIQLRKELDCLNKQEQQRVSRISIEQRLAVDRFHRKLSRSVEIAKSHDEIRADLENKRKERESHKDSDNTSRHMRMVRCLNAFPKPPLPTFTHRPKSCEPVTGRKNAENITKENVDVLPRPMTALERRNKVWEKQLDTVTQRINRARSAPAKTKFYKVPEFADVAENTMKARPKSSSPRKGNTSQSNSSSKRTSYEIDMNIYRYFREIELKRQRDAVREFIKSIEPLELVPWEPYDAVSSSQDTDFTGGRGGVGMAERRDSSRKQSLVVDRRTSHVTVKTDAWA, from the coding sequence ATGTACTGTTTCTCGAGTTACATAGATCGATCGAAATCAGGAACGGGGAGCTCGGAAAAGTCCCAGAAAGTCCACTCAGCAAATTGGAAAGAGGAGATACAGTTGAGGAAGGAGCTTGACTGTCTAAATAAACAGGAACAACAACGAGTAAGCAGAATTTCAATAGAGCAAAGACTGGCGGTGGATAGATTCCATAGGAAGTTATCAAGAAGTGTTGAGATTGCGAAGAGTCATGACGAGATCCGTGCGGACctggaaaacaaaagaaaagaacGCGAAAGTCACAAAGACTCGGATAACACTTCTAGGCACATGAGAATGGTGAGGTGTCTGAATGCTTTCCCTAAACCGCCTCTACCGACATTTACACACAGACCCAAGTCATGCGAGCCCGTTACAGGACGGAAAAATGCTGAAAATATCACCAAAGAAAACGTAGATGTGTTACCTAGACCCATGACAGCATTAGAAAGACGTAACAAAGTCTGGGAAAAGCAACTGGATACTGTGACGCAAAGGATCAACAGAGCACGGAGCGCACCGGCCAAGACAAAGTTTTACAAAGTACCCGAGTTCGCCGATGTGGCCGAGAATACTATGAAAGCGCGCCCGAAGAGCTCCTCCCCTAGAAAAGGGAACACGTCTCAGAGTAACTCCTCGAGTAAAAGAACAAGTTATGAGATTGATATGAATATTTATAGATACTTTCGAGAGATAGAGCTGAAAAGACAGCGCGATGCAGTGAGAGAGTTTATTAAGAGTATAGAACCGTTGGAGCTGGTTCCGTGGGAGCCATATGATGCGGTATCCAGCTCTCAAGATACGGACTttactggggggaggggtggggtgggtatGGCCGAGAGAAGGGACTCTAGTAGAAAGCAAAGTCTTGTCGTGGATCGAAGGACTTCGCATGTTACTGTGAAGACGGATGCCTGGGCGTAA